TGGGTAAAGGGAGTTTCTAAAGAGAGTAGTGCTGCCTGATAGCATCATTGGATCGAATATTTAAACCGGTGTTGCCTAAGACGTTGATGAGatgaaaaacaatattttttttccttttagctTTTTTTCTCCCCTAAcagtatttattttaaataccacTGATGTCACCTCATACATTGACGAcaccaattaaattttttttttactcaacctttttttttacacccattttttttaaataccatCAATGTCGCTTGACACAGAGACATGGtaccaattaaaaaatattttgttcttcccaaccttttttttccttgacattagtttttttttaaattatcatcATCACCTAACAAACCAACGAcactattaaaaaattatttttttgtttcttctcaATATATACTTGTATTTTCAAGTGTTGCCTAATACGATGAcaccaataaaaaattattttcttaaaatagatAATTACGTGATGATTGACTGACTGAAAAGAAGGTAGTGCCGCCAATGTATCAAGCTGCAACAATGAACACTATAacaaatggcctattttagtaaataattttctCGAAATccattttcaaattaattaaatttttatattatttttataaaaaaaaacccaacattTATTAGCATTTAGGGTTAATGTTTAAAGTTTTACCTCTTTGCTTCAAAGTTAGATACACACAAATTCAAGGACTAATATATTGACTCGCAAATCTGTAATATAGAAACCTGCTGAATAGTTTCACTTACATATTCGACATAGTAATTAAATCTATTAGGCATCGTTCATATAAAAGCCGAAGTAATCTTTGGCATACTACAGAAGCCACCTCCCGATTGGTGAAACATGCAACAAATTTCAGCACCATCTTCCAAATTTAGCTACATAATCATAAGATTCCACAGTTAAAAAAGCCATAAATCACCATGCAAATGCTTAGATAATTGTGAAAAGTATCTATTTTCTGCTGTGTCAAGTGTCGAACATAGAATATGTCAAACATGGGTGTTCAATATTTTCCAAGACTTTTGTGTTTTAGGAGGGACCCTGAAGGATTGTATCGTCCGTCGTACCAATGTTTGGTACGCATCAAACATGGATATTGGTTATGTTATTTGATCTCAAGTAAAGTGTATAATTTAGGTATATGTAAAACCTAtgctcaaaataatttttttcaatattttcatgTGTTAGAAGCGCCTTTAGAAGATCATATTTATATGCCAATATTAGAATATGCATCAGACGAGTGACCAATGCttatacttcaagaaaaatgcaACTACGGAGCATATtacgaaaaataataataaacttgaCAATCTCAGAACTATTTAGGCCATGTTTTCTATATACTAATCTGATTCTTCATTTTTGTATCAACATGAGTATGGAAAAGCAATCCTCCAAGATATATATATACCGGGTCACACCAGATACATGAAATCCGAAGGAGTATCACTCCTCTTTTCTAAGATTTATCATATATTTGAAAGATTATATCTGTTACTTATACCTAGATATATTGTCAGATCAGacacaaatatattaaaaataaatgaagaatcggattaacgcaaaaaaaaaaaaaaaaacctgatcTGACGTGTATTTCCCAGGAACGCGATGACCTTCATAAATAAAACGCACAGTATGAATATCCAATTGCTTCTTTCTGCAGTAAGCATGCATCAGTTTGATTAACTTCGCATTGCGCTTAATGTTATAGACCACCTTATTCCCATCCTACATAACACAAACACAGACAAAAGTGAGAAAGAGTAAGCAACAATTACTTGAATTCGTGTGCGAATGTTATATGCAGATTTACACCTAACAAGGTATAATGTTTTTTCATGTATTCAGATTACAACCCAGGAGCAACGCCAGCATAATAAACCCACTGAGAACCCATAACAAGAATCACACTTTACCATGAACCTTGTAAAACCCGGGAAAAAAAGAGTTGCTTTCTAATTCCACGctataaaaaatctcaaaaaatcacTTGAAACTACAACAAAGAAACCTCAAAAACAGGTATAGGAATACCTACACTACCCGTATCCCATATTTTCATAAAACACTTAAAACCCAGAAAGACAAGGTTGCTTCCATTTCTACACACTAAACATCTAAAAAGCTCACTTGAAAGTTCAAGCAATATATATACACTCAAAAACAAGGTATCCGAATACATTGTTTCTGAGACATCCCCGTACTCGTATCCAATATTATCAGTGAAACCCGTAAAACCCAGAAAGACAAAAAGTTGCTTCAATTTCTAGacaaaacattaaaacaaaaaaatcacatGAAGGTAAAATCAAGAAACACTTAGAAATAAACAAGGTGCTCGAACAACTACGTGAGAAAGAAGAATGGGAGCAAGAAATGCACCTGACTCTTCACGCAAACCTGGATTATCTGCGATTGACCATCAGCAATTGTTAAGGCTTTATCATCACCGCCGCTGCTACCAGCAGCAGAAAATCGAGGCATTTTGCTTTAAGAATCCTAAGAGACGCCTAAAAAATTTAAGTTCACAATTTAGCTTCTGAAGAAACCGAGTATAAGAAGAAGTGGAGGAAAATTTTAGAGAAAAGATTTGCAAACTGACATATTGATTCTGTGACACTAAAAAGTTCAAAATGGAACCAGTTTCAGTTTAGCAGAGTTTTCCAAATTAACTGATAATCTGTCGCCTCCGACTCCTTTTGACATAATCGCCCATTG
The genomic region above belongs to Gossypium hirsutum isolate 1008001.06 chromosome D05, Gossypium_hirsutum_v2.1, whole genome shotgun sequence and contains:
- the LOC107902960 gene encoding small ubiquitin-related modifier 1, producing the protein MPRFSAAGSSGGDDKALTIADGQSQIIQVCVKSQDGNKVVYNIKRNAKLIKLMHAYCRKKQLDIHTVRFIYEGHRVPGKYTSDQLNLEDGAEICCMFHQSGGGFCSMPKITSAFI